The Silene latifolia isolate original U9 population chromosome X, ASM4854445v1, whole genome shotgun sequence genome contains the following window.
AAAAACGACCAAAGAAATCAAATAAGAACAAGAAAACtggtaaaaaaaaatataattaatgCTATGATAATACAAAGAATCGTGATTCAAACAAAAAATTGAAGAACAAATTCAATGATTCTTACCTTAATGACAATGGAAAAGAATATAGATTGAAACAACTATTGTCAAAGTaagagaaaagacatgaaattagGGAGAAATTGAAAAAGACTGAATAGGGAAGATAGGAGAAGAAGCGTTTAAAccaaatgcaagacaaaaataccCTTCACTCGCATAATATTTGGTCCGTTGGATGGTTAGATCTGACGGTGgatagtggttctcatggttctcatgtgaggggggttctcataggatcctaaatctatatatatatatatatatatatatatatatatatatatatatatatatatatatatatatatatatatatatatatatcatgttgTGGGGATAATGATACAAACTTTTAAGAGTTCTCTAGGGACAatatttaagagactcaaaagatgttgtGGAGAtacctcttatttataatcataggatcaccacatcttatgctaatctttcgatgtgggacaattctattatttttatgtagtatattcaccacaactacatttatttttcaatgtggaacatatataacatactaagaagtacacaatcttatatatgtacaaattatataaaatatatactctaatgatagcattttctACACGAattaaattatgttattttcataattttcttaacgatattttttattaaataaaatgtaaaaaaatttaaataataattagaaacatcaattgaatataatattatttatgatactttcctaaattaatttttaggatCACCCCAACTTTTGATAATCatatgatgtgggacaattcaactatttatatataatatattcaccacatttatatataatatattcaccacacctacaatatttttcaatgtgggacaaataacatacgaAAAAGTATGCCATCTTTTTTGCACGACTATCTATTAATTTTTACCGTAAACCCTTAAGGCCCTAATTTAATAAACTCAGGTAATTCCTTTATCTATTTATATGTTGATTTGTTACCTTGCAAAACTAAACAAATCGATGCAATGTGATGGCAAGTTCGTGAAAATTCGACATAGTTAAGCATTCATATCATATCCATGCATGAAATTACTAAGGGAGAGGGAGAAAAATGAATATGTGTAGCACTAAGTATACAACTAATTGCTTCTAACAGTGGAACATGTTTCAAAACAGAAGAAGGTGACCTAACTTAGTATCAATAATATGTAATCGCCTTTAtaaatgtatataaatgtttacgtgattaatatttgtatggtattgttgtaactaaTGTGTGTCGTTAAACAAATTGTTATAAGAggtctccaagacaatacttaaaagACTTAAAAGATTTTGGATTGATACTAATTTCAaggatgactcctatttataatcatgtgatcatcTCACTTaatgataatcttctaatgtgggacaattcaactatttatatgtagtatatttaccacacccaACTATTTTTCAATGCGGGACAAATCACATatttagaaatacaccatctttttcgcaaatactatactatttattaatattcatatgttttttttatcataattcaaatatgtacaaatgatatgaaaCTTATattctaatgatagcattttctttaccacaaatttaattatataattttcataatttatgatacttttttgtcaaatgagatgtataagtttttatataaagattataaacatcacttgaatataatatagaaaatatatatcatactgtggagataatgatataaactcttaagaactCAAATGTAAAATGAGACAAATTCAACAAAGATTAAACAAATGTAATCTTACAAATGTAATCATATATAATGAAACCTCAAGTCAATTCAAGTGGAATCAACTAAAGTTTTAGGCGATTACATTAGTTTTCATAACTAATGTGATTTTGGGTTGGTCCTTAGGTTCCAAagatgccttctatttataattatatgatcaTCCACCTTATGCTAATCTTTTGATATGGGACGATTTTCAATGTGTGTCATATAACATGTTAAGAAGTTAAGTATACTATCTTTAATAAATGCAAATTAtgtgaaatttatactctaataatagcattttttaccgcgaatctaattatattatttttattatttttttaatgacatttttttgccaaatgaaatgtaaatttttttatataaaaattagagacatcacttgaatataaaataggaaatatatattatactaattaaaagattctccactttattttttagaccaaaaatattatttatgatattttcctaaattgatttttgatgatgtggacgctttaatatcgctcgaaaaaactctcttttatatacatatatatactaGATACTAGATTGTATCATACGAGTATCAAATATATTATAAACACAAAGATTTTCCAAATAATCCAACCAAGCCATGACAGGTATCTAAAAACTACGTTCTTCTTAGATAAATTATAAGTTATACGGAGTTCATCTCATCTTTTCACAGATTAACTCTTATTTTAGTTCGGCTCATCTCTTCACAGATTAATTCTTACTTCGTTTCAGTTCAGTTTATCTCCATTAATTACAGTTTAGCTCTTTTTTCAGCCAAAAACAATAGGGACTAAAAATTAATCATGAACTACAATACAGTAATATATAACCTATTGTCGTTGCAAGTGCCAAACAAGTTTATAATTTAATAACGGTTAAGAGCGTTGTACTGCAAAGTTAATTATTCCATCATTGTTTGTTGAATATAGAGAAAGTTAGTTAgaattaggccctgttctttctggcttattttcagcccATTTCGATTTCAAACTTCACTCTATTGATTCGAttattcgattgattcgattcaactccattcgattgattgattgattcagctcCATTGATTGGATTGATTCAGCTCGAGTTGATTCATTTCAGCTCCATTAaattcagctcatttcagctttactaatttaaataatagttattattaattttgttaacaataatactatttttttaatattaatattatttattattattattataattataattaataatatttttaataatttatttatttattattattactattattgttattaatattattattattttttttatttttttgcaagaaagttaTACTCATCTTTATTCATCCATATAGGGAATAAGGTGAGAAAAGATCTTACAAAAAGCaaaacacctcaaaggaaccaactaataaatacatgaaCAACTACTTAACTGCTAGCCAATTCTTAACACAATCAGACTTGCTAACAAAGAGCCTAGTCGTTAAAGTCCACTGAAGCTGTTTAGCCACAAGCTCAGAGTCCTTAGCTTCACCCCTGAAAATACGATTATTACGCTCTTCCCAAAGAGTAAACACCAAGCCTGCAAGACAACTAGCAACAAGAGCACTCTGCCAATATCTCTTACCCTTTTTATCAGAAAGTTTATAGAGCCAGTTCCGCAGATCATGATCAGGCCAGGCTCTAGTCAGCCCTAGCCAACATAACATCTGACGCCTAACTTGCTGAGAATAGGGACAGCGAAAAAATAAGTGCCTGTGAGATTCCAAAGCATTTTCACAAAGACAGCACCTATTAACCAAAAAATACCCTCTAGCAGCTATCTTATCAACAGTAGGAAGGACCCCTTGGGCAGCTTGAACGGTACAAATTTTATGCTTAGGCAAAATCTCAAAGAAAGATAATGCACGCATCCAACCAAGTCTGCCTCTCTTAGTTCTAAAAATATCGTAAGCAAACCCCACAATGAATTTGCCTTTCCTGACACAAGAGTTCAGTATGGCCTGAGCACCACCAGAATCACCAGCAATGGCCACTAATTGATCTCTAATCCTAAGCAAGGACCTCCAACTTTCAGCATGGTGAGGCTTACTCTGAGCACTCCATATAAGAAGCCCCAGACATATTGTAAGCTTTTGTCCATGTATCCCAAATACCATCTCTATGTAGAGTTAACAGCCATAACCACTTACTGAGCAATGCTTTATTCCAGCTTAACAATTCCTTTACATTAAAACCCCCCTCAATCCAAGGTGCACAAATAGAGCTCCAACTTTGAAAAGTCATTTTCCTCTTCCCAGGAGGAGTCCCCCAGAAGTAGTCTTTGCATAGCTTGTTGACTAACTTAATGACAACTTTAGGAAGAAACAAAGCAGAACTCCAAAAATTTTCAAGGCCAAAGAGCACAGCATTGATCAGCTGAAGCTTGCCAGCATAGGATAGCAGGTTACCTGTCCAGTGATGAATAGCTTTCTGAATCTTATCCAACATGGCCTTATAGAGCCCAGGAGCCAGCCTACCAGGATGCAAGATGATACCCAAATACCTAAAAGGGAACTGCTCCTCAACATACCCAGTAAGAGCACCAATCTGTTGCTTGATCTCATCCCCAACCCCACCATAATAAACACTCGTCTTAGAAGGATTAGCATAGAGGCCAGAACACTTAGCAAAATCCCCAAGACAGGTAGCAACAGCAGCAACAGAAGGAACATCCCCTCTCATAAATATCATTAAGTCATCAGCAAAAACCAAATGATTGAGCTTTAGTTTTGCACATTTAGGATGAAAAGATACCTGAGGGAGGAGATAGAGTCTCCTAAGCTGCCTAGACAGGACCTCCATACTAAGAACAAAGATATATGGGGAAATGGGGTCCCCCTGCCTAACACCAGATTTACCAGGGAAAAAACCACTCAAAGTACCATTCACTTTAAGGGAAAACCAGGTAGATGCTACACACCCCATAATCCAATTAACAAATAGAGGAGGAAACTTAAAACCATGTAACATGTCCCTAATAAACTCCCATTGCAAAGAATCAAAAGCCTTTCGAATGTCCACCTTGATTAAGCATCTAGGAGTAATAAGACTTTGATTGTAGCCTTTGATCAAATTTTGAGACATCATAATGTTCTCAAAGATATTACGGCCCTTAATGAAAGCAGCTTGCTCATTACCCACCAGATCAGGAAGAACATGCTTAAGCCTATTAGCAATAATCTTACTAATAGTCTTATACACCACAGAGCAGCAAGCAATAGGACGAAAATCCTGAACAGTGGAAGGAACATCTTTCTTAGGAACAAGAGCAAGGAGGGTTGTATTAACTTTCCTCATCATCTTACCCTTTCTAAAATACTCCTCAACAGCAGAACAAAAAAGATCACCAACAAGATCCCAGGAATGTTTGAAAAACCCAGAAGAAAAGCCATCCTGACCAGGACTTTTTGTTGATCCAATGCTGAAAAGAGCCTCCTTTATCTCAACCCTAGTTACTGGTGCAATAAGCAGAACACTTGCATCAGTAGAGACAGTAGGACCCGAAGAGAAAACTATTTCAGGGATAGGTTCAACAGCAACTCTTTTACCTAAGAGATCAGTGTAGTACTCCACAAAGGCAGTGTTAACATCATCAGTCCCATACCTAACATGCCCCTCCTTATCCTGAATCAAACCCAACAGGCTTTGATGCTTCCTGATAGCAATTTTGGAAAAGAAATAACTTGAGGAGCAGTCCCCTTTCCTAATATTGTGAATCTTAGCTTTCTGGAACAACATGTCCACTTCCAACCTAGTAAGATCAACATAATGCCTGGTCAATGCCTTCTCCTGACTTATAAGAGAGGGTGAGAACAAATCCTGTTGCAGTTCCTTTTGGCAAGCATCCAAGGCAGTCTTAGTAGCCTTAATCCTACCCTGAATGTCAGAGAAATCCTTCTTATGCAATAACTGAAGAGCCTTCCTCACTGCCTTGAGCTTATGGAACAGTTGAAACATAGGAGTGCCATAAGAAGGAGTGTGCCAGGCAGTCTCAACCATACACAAGTAATCTGGATGTCCCTGCCAAATATTGAGAAAACTAAACCTCTTTTTAAACCCTTTAGCAGAAGGAATGGTGACCAACAAGGGGGAGTGGTCAGAGATACCAGGAACTAAAGTGGAAGCAAAAGAAGAAGGGAACATAGTTAACCACTTAGGATTTATCAAGACTCTATCCAGACGAGCCCAAGTTCTAGTACCAGGCCCTTGTTTATTAGACCAGGTATACTCAGACCCAAGGCAATGCATATCATCCAGATAACAATGAGCAAGACAAGAATTAAACTCCCAAATATCCTTGACAGCAGGAGGATTAGGACCAACTCTCTCACTGAGACCCCTAACAACATTAAAATCACCCATAACAACCCAAGGAAAGGGAGTAGCAGAGAACCCAACAAGCTTATCCCATAAAGCCATCCTTTCCTGAGGCTCATTCTTAGCATAGACAAAAGTAATAGAAAGAGTCTGATTTGTGGCCAGAATACAAACATCACAGTGGATAAATTGCTCATGTATGATAATATTACTTAGAGACACAGTGGCAGGATTAGAGAATAACCAAAGCCTACCCTGGATTTTATTACTAACAACCACATAAGAAGAGAACTGAGAGAAGATAGCACTCTCTTTATTCTGCTTAACATGAGTCTCCAACAACCCAAAAACATCTACTTTATTCTGATGCAAAAACCTCTTAACCTCCAAATGTTTGAGGGAGTCATTAAACCCCCTGATGTTCCACGCTGCTATCTGCATCCTTATCAGGAGGGATAGGTTCAGTACTATCAGCCCAAGATGTCCTAGTTTCTTCCTGAGAATCTAAAGAAGAGTCCTCTGTAGTGAGAACAGAATAAGAGTTTTGAAGCTGAACCTCAGAGTCCTCCTGATCAGCAGTAGAGGTGACCACACTCTTACCAGTATCCTTAGAAGAACCAGACTTATTTGCTTTGGCAGTGGTACCAACTGAAGGAGTTTTCTGCCTAGGACGAGTAGCAGCAGGGGCTTGCACAGGAGAGGAAACAGGAGCTTTCTCAGGAGCTGGCTTCTTTCTCCAAACCTTAGCAGGCTGCCCATCCTTATTCTGCTTACAAAAATTAGCAGTATGACCCAACTTAGCACAGCAACTGCAATAATACGGCTTCCATTCATACACAATTGGCTGAGCAATCTGACCATGATAAGGAGTGTTGATAAGAACCTGCTCAGGTAGCTCAGAAGCCAAATCAGCTTCTACAAGTACTCTGGCAAAGGACAACCGTGCTTTGCAAGTAGTAGTCATGTCAGCATAGAGGGGCTTCCCAACTTTACTAGCAAGTTTACTCAAAACAACATCAGACCATAGGACAGGGTCCAGCTCAGGAAATAAAATCCAAATAGGGACAATAGAAAGCTTATCCATTTCCATAGAAAAATTTGGAGACCACTGCTTTAAAACAAGAGAATTACTACCCAGAGACCAAGGCCCCCCTTTTAGGACTTCATCCATATCCTCAGCACTTGTAAATCGAAAAGAAAACCACCCCCTACGAAAATACTGGACTGCAGGCAGAGAAACATGATTCCAGCTTTTGGTAACATACGCCTGCATTTGAGCAACAGTAGGACGAGCACCCAAAACATTACCCATTAACGTGTATTGCCAATACTTAAGTTCCCCCTCCACATCATCCTCGGTAACATCTATCTCCGTAGAATCAGCACTATGCTGACAGTAGTGCAAACTCATCCCCACTTTAGGCTTAACGACCTTGTTCCAAGCAGGCGCTTCTGGAACCGCCGTAGCAGTCGCAGGAGCACCATCTTTAGGGCCAGGACCAAGACTAAGTTCCAAA
Protein-coding sequences here:
- the LOC141617289 gene encoding uncharacterized protein LOC141617289 yields the protein MARPRGRTRGRPVVHHVAVGESTSSITPTESGEIRTPFVVNDLLRSSVGCHSRPPTHKSVIESLRKSGDVLSEDIVPNSEAPVLELSLGPGPKDGAPATATAVPEAPAWNKVVKPKVGMSLHYCQHSADSTEIDVTEDDVEGELKYWQYTLMGNVLGARPTVAQMQAYVTKSWNHVSLPAVQYFRRGWFSFRFTSAEDMDEVLKGGPWSLGSNSLVLKQWSPNFSMEMDKLSIVPIWILFPELDPVLWSDVVLSKLASKVGKPLYADMTTTCKARLSFARVLVEADLASELPEQVLINTPYHGQIAQPIVYEWKPYYCSCCAKLGHTANFCKQNKDGQPAKVWRKKPAPEKAPVSSPVQAPAATRPRQKTPSVGTTAKANKSGSSKDTGKSVVTSTADQEDSEVQLQNSYSVLTTEDSSLDSQEETRTSWADSTEPIPPDKDADSSVEHQGNKESAIFSQFSSYVVVSNKIQGRLWLFSNPATVSLSNIIIHEQFIHCDVCILATNQTLSITFVYAKNEPQERMALWDKLVGFSATPFPWVVMGDFNVVRGLSERVGPNPPAVKDIWEFNSCLAHCYLDDMHCLGSEYTWSNKQGPGTRTWARLDRVLINPKWLTMFPSSFASTLVPGISDHSPLLVTIPSAKGFKKRFSFLNIWQGHPDYLCMVETAWHTPSYGTPMFQLFHKLKAVRKALQLLHKKDFSDIQGRIKATKTALDACQKELQQDLFSPSLISQEKALTRHYVDLTRLEVDMLFQKAKIHNIRKGDCSSSYFFSKIAIRKHQSLLGLIQDKEGHVRYGTDDVNTAFVEYYTDLLGKRVAVEPIPEIVFSSGPTVSTDASVLLIAPVTRVEIKEALFSIGSTKSPGQDGFSSGFFKHSWDLVGDLFCSAVEEYFRKGKMMRKVNTTLLALVPKKDVPSTVQDFRPIACCSVVYKTISKIIANRLKHVLPDLVGNEQAAFIKGRNIFENIMMSQNLIKGYNQSLITPRCLIKVDIRKAFDSLQWEFIRDMLHGFKFPPLFVNWIMGCVASTWFSLKVNGTLSGFFPGKSGVRQGDPISPYIFVLSMEVLSRQLRRLYLLPQVSFHPKCAKLKLNHLVFADDLMIFMRGDVPSVAAVATCLGDFAKCSGLYANPSKTSVYYGGVGDEIKQQIGALTGYVEEQFPFRYLGIILHPGRLAPGLYKAMLDKIQKAIHHWTGNLLSYAGKLQLINAVLFGLENFWSSALFLPKVVIKLVNKLCKDYFWGTPPGKRKMTFQKMVFGIHGQKLTICLGLLIWSAQSKPHHAESWRSLLRIRDQLVAIAGDSGGAQAILNSCVRKGKFIVGFAYDIFRTKRGRLGWMRALSFFEILPKHKICTVQAAQGVLPTVDKIAARGYFLVNRCCLCENALESHRHLFFRCPYSQQVRRQMLCWLGLTRAWPDHDLRNWLYKLSDKKGKRYWQSALVASCLAGLVFTLWEERNNRIFRGEAKDSELVAKQLQWTLTTRLFVSKSDCVKNWLAVK